The following is a genomic window from Shewanella avicenniae.
CGCGCGCCTTACATCATGGATAAAGCCCGCACAGGGCAACGTATGGGGCATGGCAAACTGTACGATCATATGTTTGCCGATGGCCTTGAAGACGCCTATACCGGTGATTCTATGGGGAGTTTTGCGCAACAAACCGCTAATGAATTCGGTATTAGTCGTGAAGCAATGGATGCTTGGGCAATTCAATCACTGAATCGTGCTAACCGCGCTATTGCGGAGGGTGAATTTCAGCAAGAGATCGTTGATGTCGTGATTGCTGGGCGTCAAGGTGAGGCGATCGTTAACACCGATGAGCAGCCGGGGCGCGCGAAGCCAGAAAAAATCCCCGCCCTTAAACCGGCGTTTGCCAGCGACGGCACCATTACAGCGGCGAACTCCAGCTCAATTTCCGATGGCGCTGCCAGCGTATTGCTGATGAAGCGTAGCCAAGCCGAACAGTTGCAACTCCCGATCTTGGCCACCATTCGTGCGACTGCATCGCACGCGCAGCAACCAGCGTTGTTTACCACAGCGCCCATCGGCGCATTAAACAAATTGTTCAAGCAACTCGGCTGGACGGCAAGCGATGTCGACCTCTACGAAATTAATGAAGCCTTTGCCATGGTCACTATGCTGGCGGTTGACCAACTGGCGCTCGATGCTGAGCGCGTCAACGTCAATGGTGGCGCCTGCGCATTAGGGCATCCTATCGGTGCATCGGGAACCCGGCTGTTAGTGACTTTGATTCATGCATTACGTCATCGTGGTTTATCACGTGGTATTGCCACCCTTTGCATTGGCGGTGGTGAAGCGGTAGCCGTCGCTGTCGAAGTGTAATCGGAGGCGCGATATGACAGTTCAGGTCCATCATTTTATTAACGGCGAGTTTGTGGCAGGTGAAGGGAAGACGCAAATTCCTGTTACGAATCCGGCAGATAACAGTGTGATTGCAACGCTCAATGTTGCCAATGATGCCGAAATTAGCCAAGCGATAATCAGCGCACAAGCGGCGTTTTGCCATTGGCGCACCGTGCCGGTTTCTGAGAGGGCACGGTTGATGTTGCGTTATCAGCATCTGCTCAAACAGCATCACGATGAGTTAGCGACTATTTTG
Proteins encoded in this region:
- a CDS encoding thiolase family protein gives rise to the protein MKQQLADDIVIVAARRTAMGGFLGTLASVPAPALAAATIKAMLDDTKLAPESIDEVLLGCVLQAGIGQAPARQAALAAGLPVSVGASTINKVCGSGLKTVMQAYDMIKAGSAGIVIAGGMESMSRAPYIMDKARTGQRMGHGKLYDHMFADGLEDAYTGDSMGSFAQQTANEFGISREAMDAWAIQSLNRANRAIAEGEFQQEIVDVVIAGRQGEAIVNTDEQPGRAKPEKIPALKPAFASDGTITAANSSSISDGAASVLLMKRSQAEQLQLPILATIRATASHAQQPALFTTAPIGALNKLFKQLGWTASDVDLYEINEAFAMVTMLAVDQLALDAERVNVNGGACALGHPIGASGTRLLVTLIHALRHRGLSRGIATLCIGGGEAVAVAVEV